One Anas acuta chromosome 32, bAnaAcu1.1, whole genome shotgun sequence DNA segment encodes these proteins:
- the LOC137846397 gene encoding guanylate-binding protein 1-like isoform X9, translating into MASEIQMPEPVCLIENKKGKGLVVQPEALQLLSEITQPMVVVAIAGPYRSGKSYLLNWLAGQRRGFSLGSSVRAHTKGIWMWCMPHPCKPGHTLVLLDTEGLGDTEKGDTKNDTWIFVLAVLLSSTLIYNSKGTIDQQAMDNLHYVLKLSECVQVKTAPEEAGEEQAGEEQAGHEQPGSDRRALFFSTFVWAVRDFTLQLEEYGKEISEDEYLENALKLKDGSSQEAQSYNRLRECIRQLFPERKCFVFDQPARKKDLPHLEELPDDMLDPEFQQQVERFCSYIWQNCPPKTIPGGREITGSRLGTLAESYVEAIRSGAVPCLESAVLALAQIENSAALKEAVALYKRQMEQGLPTETTQELLELHARCEEEAMQLFMARAFEESREQFRAELTVQLEELIEHFLMRNERVSHEKCTAALQELFQDMDRQFNDGVYSGFWGYKRLQRDQQALVEQYWNLPGKGVKAEAALRDFLQERGFMDHRGKPVPIIVILLSILLIFAFLIFK; encoded by the exons ATGGCATCCGAAATCCAGATGCCGGAGCCCGTCTGCCTAATCGAGaacaagaaggggaaggggctcGTGGTCCAGCCGgaggccctgcagctgctgtcagaGATCACGCAGCCCATGGTGGTGGTGGCCATCGCCGGGCCGTACCGCAGCGGCAAGTCCTACCTCCTGAACTGGCTGGCTGGGCAGAGGAGAG GTTTCTCCCTGGGCTCCAGCGTGCGGGCGCACACCAAAGGAATCTGGATGTGGTGCATGCCTCACCCCTGCAAGCCCGGACACAcgctggtgctgctggacaCCGAGGGGCTGGGAGACACTGAGAAG GGCGACACCAAGAACGACACGTGGATCTTCGTGCTGGccgtgctgctctccagcaccctGATCTACAACAGCAAGGGCACCATTGACCAGCAGGCCATGGACAACCTGCA CTATGTGCTGAAGCTGTCAGAGTGTGTCCAGGTGAAAACAGCACCCgaggag gcaggagaagagcaggcaggagaagagcaggcaggACATGAGCAGCCGGGTTCGGACAGACGCGCCCTGTTCTTCTCAACCTTCGTCTGGGCTGTCCGGGATTTCacgctgcagctggaggagtaCGGGAAGGAAATCTCCGAGGACGAATACCTGGAGAACGCGTTGAAGTTGAAGGATG ggagcagccagGAGGCCCAGAGCTACAACCGGCTGCGGGAATGCATCCGCCAGCTCTTCCCGGAGCGCAAGTGCTTTGTTTTCGACCAGCCAGCCAGGAAGAAGGACCTGCCCCACTTGGAGGAGCTCCCAGACGACATGCTCGACCCCGaattccagcagcaggtggagCGCTTCTGCAGCTACATCTGGCAGAATTGTCCCCCCAAGACCATCCCTGGTGGCCGCGAGATAACGGGGAGCA ggctggggaccctGGCGGAGAGCTACGTGGAGGCCATCCGGAGCGGGGCTGTGCCGTGCCTGGAGAGCGCGGTGCTGGCGCTGGCGCAGATTGAAAACTCGGCGGCGCTGAAGGAGGCCGTGGCCTTGTACAAGCGTCAgatggagcaggggctgcccacggAGAccacccaggagctgctggagctgcacgCGCGGTGTGAGGAGGAGGCGATGCAGCTCTTCATGGCACGGGCCTTCGAGGAGAGCAGGGAACAGTTCCGGGCAGAGCTCACG GTCCAGTTAGAGGAACTTATAGAACATTTCTTGATGCGGAACGAGCGGGTATCCCATGAGAAGTGCACGGCTGCCCTCCAGGAGCTCTTCCAGGACATGGACAGACAGTTCAATGACGGGGTCTACTCCGGGTTTTGGGGCTACAAGCGCTTGCAAAGAGACCAGCAGGCACTGGTGGAGCAATACTGGAATCTGCCTGGCAAGGGGGTGAAG gcagaggctgcgCTGCGGGATTTCCTCCAGGAGAGAGGGTTTATGGACCACCGTGGGAAACCAGTGCCTATAATAGTGATACTTCTTTCAATACtgctgatttttgcttttttaatcttcaaataa
- the LOC137846397 gene encoding guanylate-binding protein 1-like isoform X6 — translation MASEIQMPEPVCLIENKKGKGLVVQPEALQLLSEITQPMVVVAIAGPYRSGKSYLLNWLAGQRRGFSLGSSVRAHTKGIWMWCMPHPCKPGHTLVLLDTEGLGDTEKGDTKNDTWIFVLAVLLSSTLIYNSKGTIDQQAMDNLHYVLKLSECVQVKTAPEEAGEEQAGEEQAGEEQAGHEQPGSDRRALFFSTFVWAVRDFTLQLEEYGKEISEDEYLENALKLKDGSSQEAQSYNRLRECIRQLFPERKCFVFDQPARKKDLPHLEELPDDMLDPEFQQQVERFCSYIWQNCPPKTIPGGREITGSRLGTLAESYVEAIRSGAVPCLESAVLALAQIENSAALKEAVALYKRQMEQGLPTETTQELLELHARCEEEAMQLFMARAFEESREQFRAELTVQLEELIEHFLMRNERVSHEKCTAALQELFQDMDRQFNDGVYSGFWGYKRLQRDQQALVEQYWNLPGKGVKAEAALRDFLQERGFMDHRGKPVPIIVILLSILLIFAFLIFK, via the exons ATGGCATCCGAAATCCAGATGCCGGAGCCCGTCTGCCTAATCGAGaacaagaaggggaaggggctcGTGGTCCAGCCGgaggccctgcagctgctgtcagaGATCACGCAGCCCATGGTGGTGGTGGCCATCGCCGGGCCGTACCGCAGCGGCAAGTCCTACCTCCTGAACTGGCTGGCTGGGCAGAGGAGAG GTTTCTCCCTGGGCTCCAGCGTGCGGGCGCACACCAAAGGAATCTGGATGTGGTGCATGCCTCACCCCTGCAAGCCCGGACACAcgctggtgctgctggacaCCGAGGGGCTGGGAGACACTGAGAAG GGCGACACCAAGAACGACACGTGGATCTTCGTGCTGGccgtgctgctctccagcaccctGATCTACAACAGCAAGGGCACCATTGACCAGCAGGCCATGGACAACCTGCA CTATGTGCTGAAGCTGTCAGAGTGTGTCCAGGTGAAAACAGCACCCgaggag gcaggagaagagcaggcaggagaagagcag gcaggagaagagcaggcaggACATGAGCAGCCGGGTTCGGACAGACGCGCCCTGTTCTTCTCAACCTTCGTCTGGGCTGTCCGGGATTTCacgctgcagctggaggagtaCGGGAAGGAAATCTCCGAGGACGAATACCTGGAGAACGCGTTGAAGTTGAAGGATG ggagcagccagGAGGCCCAGAGCTACAACCGGCTGCGGGAATGCATCCGCCAGCTCTTCCCGGAGCGCAAGTGCTTTGTTTTCGACCAGCCAGCCAGGAAGAAGGACCTGCCCCACTTGGAGGAGCTCCCAGACGACATGCTCGACCCCGaattccagcagcaggtggagCGCTTCTGCAGCTACATCTGGCAGAATTGTCCCCCCAAGACCATCCCTGGTGGCCGCGAGATAACGGGGAGCA ggctggggaccctGGCGGAGAGCTACGTGGAGGCCATCCGGAGCGGGGCTGTGCCGTGCCTGGAGAGCGCGGTGCTGGCGCTGGCGCAGATTGAAAACTCGGCGGCGCTGAAGGAGGCCGTGGCCTTGTACAAGCGTCAgatggagcaggggctgcccacggAGAccacccaggagctgctggagctgcacgCGCGGTGTGAGGAGGAGGCGATGCAGCTCTTCATGGCACGGGCCTTCGAGGAGAGCAGGGAACAGTTCCGGGCAGAGCTCACG GTCCAGTTAGAGGAACTTATAGAACATTTCTTGATGCGGAACGAGCGGGTATCCCATGAGAAGTGCACGGCTGCCCTCCAGGAGCTCTTCCAGGACATGGACAGACAGTTCAATGACGGGGTCTACTCCGGGTTTTGGGGCTACAAGCGCTTGCAAAGAGACCAGCAGGCACTGGTGGAGCAATACTGGAATCTGCCTGGCAAGGGGGTGAAG gcagaggctgcgCTGCGGGATTTCCTCCAGGAGAGAGGGTTTATGGACCACCGTGGGAAACCAGTGCCTATAATAGTGATACTTCTTTCAATACtgctgatttttgcttttttaatcttcaaataa
- the LOC137846397 gene encoding guanylate-binding protein 1-like isoform X3, whose amino-acid sequence MASEIQMPEPVCLIENKKGKGLVVQPEALQLLSEITQPMVVVAIAGPYRSGKSYLLNWLAGQRRGFSLGSSVRAHTKGIWMWCMPHPCKPGHTLVLLDTEGLGDTEKGDTKNDTWIFVLAVLLSSTLIYNSKGTIDQQAMDNLHYVLKLSECVQVKTAPEEAGEEQAGEEQAGEEQAGEEQAGHEQPGSDRRALFFSTFVWAVRDFTLQLEEYGKEISEDEYLENALKLKDGSSQEAQSYNRLRECIRQLFPERKCFVFDQPARKKDLPHLEELPDDMLDPEFQQQVERFCSYIWQNCPPKTIPGGREITGSRLGTLAESYVEAIRSGAVPCLESAVLALAQIENSAALKEAVALYKRQMEQGLPTETTQELLELHARCEEEAMQLFMARAFEESREQFRAELTVQLEELIEHFLMRNERVSHEKCTAALQELFQDMDRQFNDGVYSGFWGYKRLQRDQQALVEQYWNLPGKGVKAEAALRDFLQERGFMDHRGKPVPIIVILLSILLIFAFLIFK is encoded by the exons ATGGCATCCGAAATCCAGATGCCGGAGCCCGTCTGCCTAATCGAGaacaagaaggggaaggggctcGTGGTCCAGCCGgaggccctgcagctgctgtcagaGATCACGCAGCCCATGGTGGTGGTGGCCATCGCCGGGCCGTACCGCAGCGGCAAGTCCTACCTCCTGAACTGGCTGGCTGGGCAGAGGAGAG GTTTCTCCCTGGGCTCCAGCGTGCGGGCGCACACCAAAGGAATCTGGATGTGGTGCATGCCTCACCCCTGCAAGCCCGGACACAcgctggtgctgctggacaCCGAGGGGCTGGGAGACACTGAGAAG GGCGACACCAAGAACGACACGTGGATCTTCGTGCTGGccgtgctgctctccagcaccctGATCTACAACAGCAAGGGCACCATTGACCAGCAGGCCATGGACAACCTGCA CTATGTGCTGAAGCTGTCAGAGTGTGTCCAGGTGAAAACAGCACCCgaggag gcaggagaagagcaggcaggagaagagcag gcaggagaagagcaggcaggagaagagcaggcaggACATGAGCAGCCGGGTTCGGACAGACGCGCCCTGTTCTTCTCAACCTTCGTCTGGGCTGTCCGGGATTTCacgctgcagctggaggagtaCGGGAAGGAAATCTCCGAGGACGAATACCTGGAGAACGCGTTGAAGTTGAAGGATG ggagcagccagGAGGCCCAGAGCTACAACCGGCTGCGGGAATGCATCCGCCAGCTCTTCCCGGAGCGCAAGTGCTTTGTTTTCGACCAGCCAGCCAGGAAGAAGGACCTGCCCCACTTGGAGGAGCTCCCAGACGACATGCTCGACCCCGaattccagcagcaggtggagCGCTTCTGCAGCTACATCTGGCAGAATTGTCCCCCCAAGACCATCCCTGGTGGCCGCGAGATAACGGGGAGCA ggctggggaccctGGCGGAGAGCTACGTGGAGGCCATCCGGAGCGGGGCTGTGCCGTGCCTGGAGAGCGCGGTGCTGGCGCTGGCGCAGATTGAAAACTCGGCGGCGCTGAAGGAGGCCGTGGCCTTGTACAAGCGTCAgatggagcaggggctgcccacggAGAccacccaggagctgctggagctgcacgCGCGGTGTGAGGAGGAGGCGATGCAGCTCTTCATGGCACGGGCCTTCGAGGAGAGCAGGGAACAGTTCCGGGCAGAGCTCACG GTCCAGTTAGAGGAACTTATAGAACATTTCTTGATGCGGAACGAGCGGGTATCCCATGAGAAGTGCACGGCTGCCCTCCAGGAGCTCTTCCAGGACATGGACAGACAGTTCAATGACGGGGTCTACTCCGGGTTTTGGGGCTACAAGCGCTTGCAAAGAGACCAGCAGGCACTGGTGGAGCAATACTGGAATCTGCCTGGCAAGGGGGTGAAG gcagaggctgcgCTGCGGGATTTCCTCCAGGAGAGAGGGTTTATGGACCACCGTGGGAAACCAGTGCCTATAATAGTGATACTTCTTTCAATACtgctgatttttgcttttttaatcttcaaataa
- the LOC137846397 gene encoding guanylate-binding protein 1-like isoform X2, whose translation MASEIQMPEPVCLIENKKGKGLVVQPEALQLLSEITQPMVVVAIAGPYRSGKSYLLNWLAGQRRGFSLGSSVRAHTKGIWMWCMPHPCKPGHTLVLLDTEGLGDTEKGDTKNDTWIFVLAVLLSSTLIYNSKGTIDQQAMDNLHYVLKLSECVQVKTAPEEAGDEQAGEEQAGEEQAGEEQAGEEQAGHEQPGSDRRALFFSTFVWAVRDFTLQLEEYGKEISEDEYLENALKLKDGSSQEAQSYNRLRECIRQLFPERKCFVFDQPARKKDLPHLEELPDDMLDPEFQQQVERFCSYIWQNCPPKTIPGGREITGSRLGTLAESYVEAIRSGAVPCLESAVLALAQIENSAALKEAVALYKRQMEQGLPTETTQELLELHARCEEEAMQLFMARAFEESREQFRAELTVQLEELIEHFLMRNERVSHEKCTAALQELFQDMDRQFNDGVYSGFWGYKRLQRDQQALVEQYWNLPGKGVKAEAALRDFLQERGFMDHRGKPVPIIVILLSILLIFAFLIFK comes from the exons ATGGCATCCGAAATCCAGATGCCGGAGCCCGTCTGCCTAATCGAGaacaagaaggggaaggggctcGTGGTCCAGCCGgaggccctgcagctgctgtcagaGATCACGCAGCCCATGGTGGTGGTGGCCATCGCCGGGCCGTACCGCAGCGGCAAGTCCTACCTCCTGAACTGGCTGGCTGGGCAGAGGAGAG GTTTCTCCCTGGGCTCCAGCGTGCGGGCGCACACCAAAGGAATCTGGATGTGGTGCATGCCTCACCCCTGCAAGCCCGGACACAcgctggtgctgctggacaCCGAGGGGCTGGGAGACACTGAGAAG GGCGACACCAAGAACGACACGTGGATCTTCGTGCTGGccgtgctgctctccagcaccctGATCTACAACAGCAAGGGCACCATTGACCAGCAGGCCATGGACAACCTGCA CTATGTGCTGAAGCTGTCAGAGTGTGTCCAGGTGAAAACAGCACCCgaggag GCAGGAGATgagcaggcaggagaagagcaggcaggagaagagcag gcaggagaagagcaggcaggagaagagcaggcaggACATGAGCAGCCGGGTTCGGACAGACGCGCCCTGTTCTTCTCAACCTTCGTCTGGGCTGTCCGGGATTTCacgctgcagctggaggagtaCGGGAAGGAAATCTCCGAGGACGAATACCTGGAGAACGCGTTGAAGTTGAAGGATG ggagcagccagGAGGCCCAGAGCTACAACCGGCTGCGGGAATGCATCCGCCAGCTCTTCCCGGAGCGCAAGTGCTTTGTTTTCGACCAGCCAGCCAGGAAGAAGGACCTGCCCCACTTGGAGGAGCTCCCAGACGACATGCTCGACCCCGaattccagcagcaggtggagCGCTTCTGCAGCTACATCTGGCAGAATTGTCCCCCCAAGACCATCCCTGGTGGCCGCGAGATAACGGGGAGCA ggctggggaccctGGCGGAGAGCTACGTGGAGGCCATCCGGAGCGGGGCTGTGCCGTGCCTGGAGAGCGCGGTGCTGGCGCTGGCGCAGATTGAAAACTCGGCGGCGCTGAAGGAGGCCGTGGCCTTGTACAAGCGTCAgatggagcaggggctgcccacggAGAccacccaggagctgctggagctgcacgCGCGGTGTGAGGAGGAGGCGATGCAGCTCTTCATGGCACGGGCCTTCGAGGAGAGCAGGGAACAGTTCCGGGCAGAGCTCACG GTCCAGTTAGAGGAACTTATAGAACATTTCTTGATGCGGAACGAGCGGGTATCCCATGAGAAGTGCACGGCTGCCCTCCAGGAGCTCTTCCAGGACATGGACAGACAGTTCAATGACGGGGTCTACTCCGGGTTTTGGGGCTACAAGCGCTTGCAAAGAGACCAGCAGGCACTGGTGGAGCAATACTGGAATCTGCCTGGCAAGGGGGTGAAG gcagaggctgcgCTGCGGGATTTCCTCCAGGAGAGAGGGTTTATGGACCACCGTGGGAAACCAGTGCCTATAATAGTGATACTTCTTTCAATACtgctgatttttgcttttttaatcttcaaataa
- the LOC137846397 gene encoding guanylate-binding protein 1-like isoform X4, whose amino-acid sequence MASEIQMPEPVCLIENKKGKGLVVQPEALQLLSEITQPMVVVAIAGPYRSGKSYLLNWLAGQRRGFSLGSSVRAHTKGIWMWCMPHPCKPGHTLVLLDTEGLGDTEKGDTKNDTWIFVLAVLLSSTLIYNSKGTIDQQAMDNLHYVLKLSECVQVKTAPEEAGDEQAGEEQAGEEQAGEEQAGHEQPGSDRRALFFSTFVWAVRDFTLQLEEYGKEISEDEYLENALKLKDGSSQEAQSYNRLRECIRQLFPERKCFVFDQPARKKDLPHLEELPDDMLDPEFQQQVERFCSYIWQNCPPKTIPGGREITGSRLGTLAESYVEAIRSGAVPCLESAVLALAQIENSAALKEAVALYKRQMEQGLPTETTQELLELHARCEEEAMQLFMARAFEESREQFRAELTVQLEELIEHFLMRNERVSHEKCTAALQELFQDMDRQFNDGVYSGFWGYKRLQRDQQALVEQYWNLPGKGVKAEAALRDFLQERGFMDHRGKPVPIIVILLSILLIFAFLIFK is encoded by the exons ATGGCATCCGAAATCCAGATGCCGGAGCCCGTCTGCCTAATCGAGaacaagaaggggaaggggctcGTGGTCCAGCCGgaggccctgcagctgctgtcagaGATCACGCAGCCCATGGTGGTGGTGGCCATCGCCGGGCCGTACCGCAGCGGCAAGTCCTACCTCCTGAACTGGCTGGCTGGGCAGAGGAGAG GTTTCTCCCTGGGCTCCAGCGTGCGGGCGCACACCAAAGGAATCTGGATGTGGTGCATGCCTCACCCCTGCAAGCCCGGACACAcgctggtgctgctggacaCCGAGGGGCTGGGAGACACTGAGAAG GGCGACACCAAGAACGACACGTGGATCTTCGTGCTGGccgtgctgctctccagcaccctGATCTACAACAGCAAGGGCACCATTGACCAGCAGGCCATGGACAACCTGCA CTATGTGCTGAAGCTGTCAGAGTGTGTCCAGGTGAAAACAGCACCCgaggag GCAGGAGATgagcaggcaggagaagagcaggcaggagaagagcag gcaggagaagagcaggcaggACATGAGCAGCCGGGTTCGGACAGACGCGCCCTGTTCTTCTCAACCTTCGTCTGGGCTGTCCGGGATTTCacgctgcagctggaggagtaCGGGAAGGAAATCTCCGAGGACGAATACCTGGAGAACGCGTTGAAGTTGAAGGATG ggagcagccagGAGGCCCAGAGCTACAACCGGCTGCGGGAATGCATCCGCCAGCTCTTCCCGGAGCGCAAGTGCTTTGTTTTCGACCAGCCAGCCAGGAAGAAGGACCTGCCCCACTTGGAGGAGCTCCCAGACGACATGCTCGACCCCGaattccagcagcaggtggagCGCTTCTGCAGCTACATCTGGCAGAATTGTCCCCCCAAGACCATCCCTGGTGGCCGCGAGATAACGGGGAGCA ggctggggaccctGGCGGAGAGCTACGTGGAGGCCATCCGGAGCGGGGCTGTGCCGTGCCTGGAGAGCGCGGTGCTGGCGCTGGCGCAGATTGAAAACTCGGCGGCGCTGAAGGAGGCCGTGGCCTTGTACAAGCGTCAgatggagcaggggctgcccacggAGAccacccaggagctgctggagctgcacgCGCGGTGTGAGGAGGAGGCGATGCAGCTCTTCATGGCACGGGCCTTCGAGGAGAGCAGGGAACAGTTCCGGGCAGAGCTCACG GTCCAGTTAGAGGAACTTATAGAACATTTCTTGATGCGGAACGAGCGGGTATCCCATGAGAAGTGCACGGCTGCCCTCCAGGAGCTCTTCCAGGACATGGACAGACAGTTCAATGACGGGGTCTACTCCGGGTTTTGGGGCTACAAGCGCTTGCAAAGAGACCAGCAGGCACTGGTGGAGCAATACTGGAATCTGCCTGGCAAGGGGGTGAAG gcagaggctgcgCTGCGGGATTTCCTCCAGGAGAGAGGGTTTATGGACCACCGTGGGAAACCAGTGCCTATAATAGTGATACTTCTTTCAATACtgctgatttttgcttttttaatcttcaaataa
- the LOC137846397 gene encoding guanylate-binding protein 1-like isoform X8 has product MASEIQMPEPVCLIENKKGKGLVVQPEALQLLSEITQPMVVVAIAGPYRSGKSYLLNWLAGQRRGFSLGSSVRAHTKGIWMWCMPHPCKPGHTLVLLDTEGLGDTEKGDTKNDTWIFVLAVLLSSTLIYNSKGTIDQQAMDNLHYVLKLSECVQVKTAPEEAGEEQAGEEQAGEEQAGHEQPGSDRRALFFSTFVWAVRDFTLQLEEYGKEISEDEYLENALKLKDGSSQEAQSYNRLRECIRQLFPERKCFVFDQPARKKDLPHLEELPDDMLDPEFQQQVERFCSYIWQNCPPKTIPGGREITGSRLGTLAESYVEAIRSGAVPCLESAVLALAQIENSAALKEAVALYKRQMEQGLPTETTQELLELHARCEEEAMQLFMARAFEESREQFRAELTVQLEELIEHFLMRNERVSHEKCTAALQELFQDMDRQFNDGVYSGFWGYKRLQRDQQALVEQYWNLPGKGVKAEAALRDFLQERGFMDHRGKPVPIIVILLSILLIFAFLIFK; this is encoded by the exons ATGGCATCCGAAATCCAGATGCCGGAGCCCGTCTGCCTAATCGAGaacaagaaggggaaggggctcGTGGTCCAGCCGgaggccctgcagctgctgtcagaGATCACGCAGCCCATGGTGGTGGTGGCCATCGCCGGGCCGTACCGCAGCGGCAAGTCCTACCTCCTGAACTGGCTGGCTGGGCAGAGGAGAG GTTTCTCCCTGGGCTCCAGCGTGCGGGCGCACACCAAAGGAATCTGGATGTGGTGCATGCCTCACCCCTGCAAGCCCGGACACAcgctggtgctgctggacaCCGAGGGGCTGGGAGACACTGAGAAG GGCGACACCAAGAACGACACGTGGATCTTCGTGCTGGccgtgctgctctccagcaccctGATCTACAACAGCAAGGGCACCATTGACCAGCAGGCCATGGACAACCTGCA CTATGTGCTGAAGCTGTCAGAGTGTGTCCAGGTGAAAACAGCACCCgaggag gcaggagaagagcaggcaggagaagagcaggcaggagaagagcag gcaggACATGAGCAGCCGGGTTCGGACAGACGCGCCCTGTTCTTCTCAACCTTCGTCTGGGCTGTCCGGGATTTCacgctgcagctggaggagtaCGGGAAGGAAATCTCCGAGGACGAATACCTGGAGAACGCGTTGAAGTTGAAGGATG ggagcagccagGAGGCCCAGAGCTACAACCGGCTGCGGGAATGCATCCGCCAGCTCTTCCCGGAGCGCAAGTGCTTTGTTTTCGACCAGCCAGCCAGGAAGAAGGACCTGCCCCACTTGGAGGAGCTCCCAGACGACATGCTCGACCCCGaattccagcagcaggtggagCGCTTCTGCAGCTACATCTGGCAGAATTGTCCCCCCAAGACCATCCCTGGTGGCCGCGAGATAACGGGGAGCA ggctggggaccctGGCGGAGAGCTACGTGGAGGCCATCCGGAGCGGGGCTGTGCCGTGCCTGGAGAGCGCGGTGCTGGCGCTGGCGCAGATTGAAAACTCGGCGGCGCTGAAGGAGGCCGTGGCCTTGTACAAGCGTCAgatggagcaggggctgcccacggAGAccacccaggagctgctggagctgcacgCGCGGTGTGAGGAGGAGGCGATGCAGCTCTTCATGGCACGGGCCTTCGAGGAGAGCAGGGAACAGTTCCGGGCAGAGCTCACG GTCCAGTTAGAGGAACTTATAGAACATTTCTTGATGCGGAACGAGCGGGTATCCCATGAGAAGTGCACGGCTGCCCTCCAGGAGCTCTTCCAGGACATGGACAGACAGTTCAATGACGGGGTCTACTCCGGGTTTTGGGGCTACAAGCGCTTGCAAAGAGACCAGCAGGCACTGGTGGAGCAATACTGGAATCTGCCTGGCAAGGGGGTGAAG gcagaggctgcgCTGCGGGATTTCCTCCAGGAGAGAGGGTTTATGGACCACCGTGGGAAACCAGTGCCTATAATAGTGATACTTCTTTCAATACtgctgatttttgcttttttaatcttcaaataa
- the LOC137846397 gene encoding guanylate-binding protein 1-like isoform X7 gives MASEIQMPEPVCLIENKKGKGLVVQPEALQLLSEITQPMVVVAIAGPYRSGKSYLLNWLAGQRRGFSLGSSVRAHTKGIWMWCMPHPCKPGHTLVLLDTEGLGDTEKGDTKNDTWIFVLAVLLSSTLIYNSKGTIDQQAMDNLHYVLKLSECVQVKTAPEEAGAEQAGEEQAGEEQAGHEQPGSDRRALFFSTFVWAVRDFTLQLEEYGKEISEDEYLENALKLKDGSSQEAQSYNRLRECIRQLFPERKCFVFDQPARKKDLPHLEELPDDMLDPEFQQQVERFCSYIWQNCPPKTIPGGREITGSRLGTLAESYVEAIRSGAVPCLESAVLALAQIENSAALKEAVALYKRQMEQGLPTETTQELLELHARCEEEAMQLFMARAFEESREQFRAELTVQLEELIEHFLMRNERVSHEKCTAALQELFQDMDRQFNDGVYSGFWGYKRLQRDQQALVEQYWNLPGKGVKAEAALRDFLQERGFMDHRGKPVPIIVILLSILLIFAFLIFK, from the exons ATGGCATCCGAAATCCAGATGCCGGAGCCCGTCTGCCTAATCGAGaacaagaaggggaaggggctcGTGGTCCAGCCGgaggccctgcagctgctgtcagaGATCACGCAGCCCATGGTGGTGGTGGCCATCGCCGGGCCGTACCGCAGCGGCAAGTCCTACCTCCTGAACTGGCTGGCTGGGCAGAGGAGAG GTTTCTCCCTGGGCTCCAGCGTGCGGGCGCACACCAAAGGAATCTGGATGTGGTGCATGCCTCACCCCTGCAAGCCCGGACACAcgctggtgctgctggacaCCGAGGGGCTGGGAGACACTGAGAAG GGCGACACCAAGAACGACACGTGGATCTTCGTGCTGGccgtgctgctctccagcaccctGATCTACAACAGCAAGGGCACCATTGACCAGCAGGCCATGGACAACCTGCA CTATGTGCTGAAGCTGTCAGAGTGTGTCCAGGTGAAAACAGCACCCgaggag gcaggagctgagcag gcaggagaagagcaggcaggagaagagcaggcaggACATGAGCAGCCGGGTTCGGACAGACGCGCCCTGTTCTTCTCAACCTTCGTCTGGGCTGTCCGGGATTTCacgctgcagctggaggagtaCGGGAAGGAAATCTCCGAGGACGAATACCTGGAGAACGCGTTGAAGTTGAAGGATG ggagcagccagGAGGCCCAGAGCTACAACCGGCTGCGGGAATGCATCCGCCAGCTCTTCCCGGAGCGCAAGTGCTTTGTTTTCGACCAGCCAGCCAGGAAGAAGGACCTGCCCCACTTGGAGGAGCTCCCAGACGACATGCTCGACCCCGaattccagcagcaggtggagCGCTTCTGCAGCTACATCTGGCAGAATTGTCCCCCCAAGACCATCCCTGGTGGCCGCGAGATAACGGGGAGCA ggctggggaccctGGCGGAGAGCTACGTGGAGGCCATCCGGAGCGGGGCTGTGCCGTGCCTGGAGAGCGCGGTGCTGGCGCTGGCGCAGATTGAAAACTCGGCGGCGCTGAAGGAGGCCGTGGCCTTGTACAAGCGTCAgatggagcaggggctgcccacggAGAccacccaggagctgctggagctgcacgCGCGGTGTGAGGAGGAGGCGATGCAGCTCTTCATGGCACGGGCCTTCGAGGAGAGCAGGGAACAGTTCCGGGCAGAGCTCACG GTCCAGTTAGAGGAACTTATAGAACATTTCTTGATGCGGAACGAGCGGGTATCCCATGAGAAGTGCACGGCTGCCCTCCAGGAGCTCTTCCAGGACATGGACAGACAGTTCAATGACGGGGTCTACTCCGGGTTTTGGGGCTACAAGCGCTTGCAAAGAGACCAGCAGGCACTGGTGGAGCAATACTGGAATCTGCCTGGCAAGGGGGTGAAG gcagaggctgcgCTGCGGGATTTCCTCCAGGAGAGAGGGTTTATGGACCACCGTGGGAAACCAGTGCCTATAATAGTGATACTTCTTTCAATACtgctgatttttgcttttttaatcttcaaataa